CGTCGACGGTTCGCCGCGCGCGGGCGGGACGCTCGCACCGGGCGAGTCGCTCTCGGTGGAGTACGACCTCCGCGCGCGCCGCGGCACCCACGAGTTCGGGGAGTGCGTCGCCGTCGCGCGCACGCTCACCGGCGCGAGCGAGGTGCGCGCGACCGCGGGCGCCGGCGACACGCTCGCCGTCCGCTCGGGCGGCGACGCGCTCGCGCTTCGCGAGCAGACCGAGTCCGCGGTCGGTCGCGTCGAGACGGACGACGCCGGGGAGGGAGTCGCCTTCCACTCCGTGCGCGCGTACCAGCACGGCGACCCCGTCAAGCGCGTCGACTGGCGGCGGTTCGCCCGGACCGGCGAACTGTCGACCGTCGAGTACCGCGAGGAGCGCGCCGCCACGGTCGTCCTCGTCGTCGACGTGCGCGAGGAGAGCCGGCGGGTGCGGGCGCCCGGCGAGTCCGACACCGGGCGGCTGAGCCGCGACGCGGCGGTCGAGTTGGCGGGAGAGCTCCTGTCGCGCAACGACGCCGTCGGTGTCGCCGTCTGGGGCGAGGAGGGCGGCTACCTCCCACCCAGCCGGGATCGGGAGGTCGCCGCCCACAGCATCGAGCGACTGCTGGCGGAGCCGGCACACGTCCCCGCGGACCTGGATCTGCGGATGCGTGGCCTGTGGCGCCCGGCGACGCTCGCCCGGCACCTGCCGGGGAGCGCCCAGATCGTCTGCTGTACGCCGCTGGCGGACGACCGACCCGTC
The DNA window shown above is from Halobaculum marinum and carries:
- a CDS encoding DUF58 domain-containing protein, with product MSVRTRSRWLPGLLAALACAFGGVAFGDPVVFLASGVGLAYVAYGAVAGEPSPDALVVERRVSDDEPRAGDEVSVTVEAFNASEAHLPDVRVVDDTPEGVAVVDGSPRAGGTLAPGESLSVEYDLRARRGTHEFGECVAVARTLTGASEVRATAGAGDTLAVRSGGDALALREQTESAVGRVETDDAGEGVAFHSVRAYQHGDPVKRVDWRRFARTGELSTVEYREERAATVVLVVDVREESRRVRAPGESDTGRLSRDAAVELAGELLSRNDAVGVAVWGEEGGYLPPSRDREVAAHSIERLLAEPAHVPADLDLRMRGLWRPATLARHLPGSAQIVCCTPLADDRPVEAAETWVANGHAVTVVSPDPTSDTHGGRVAALDRRRRARELRGFGARVADWSPGEPLAAAVERAGARWR